Genomic segment of Parcubacteria group bacterium:
CTTGAATCCGCATTGGGTATCCTTGATTCCGCGAAGGTCTAATGTGAATTGTATTAGCAAGTTTCCTAAATCACCAAGCATTTCTTTAATTTTTGGCTGATGTTTTTCAATTTTCGACTGCTGCAAATCTCGAGATCCAATTATAATATGTTCGTTTAATTTAATATGCTCCCAAAATTTTTCCAAATTATCAATGGAGGTTGCACCATCGGCATCAGTAAAAAGTCTGAATTTTCCTCTTGCTTTCAGAAGTCCTTCCTGAACAGAAAACAACTTGCCTCTGTTTTCCTTACGATCAATAAATATAAAATCAGGCTCAATCTCACAATAGCTTTTAATAACCTTAGCGGTATCATCTTTCGATCCATCATTAACAATAACCACTTCATAAGAAACACCTTTGTCCAGAAAATATTTTTTGATATTTTGCAAGTGCTCTTTAATCCCAAAACCTTTTCGGCTTGCCTCGTTATAAGCCGGAATAACAATCGATAACAAAATTGGTTCGTCCAT
This window contains:
- a CDS encoding glycosyltransferase, with product MDEPILLSIVIPAYNEASRKGFGIKEHLQNIKKYFLDKGVSYEVVIVNDGSKDDTAKVIKSYCEIEPDFIFIDRKENRGKLFSVQEGLLKARGKFRLFTDADGATSIDNLEKFWEHIKLNEHIIIGSRDLQQSKIEKHQPKIKEMLGDLGNLLIQFTLDLRGIKDTQCGFKVLSQEVVEKIIPQMKAIKWGGDFEILAIGKKMGYKIIEVPVTWNDSGQSTVGISGYFQTLKELFQVKWRLMTGKYNLK